In Campylobacter showae, the genomic stretch GAAAGGCAAAAATGAGACTTTGGACGATAAGCTTTAAATATCTCGACGCAAAGGGGCTCGTAGCGCTTTGGCGCGAGGCGCTGCTAGCTAAAAACGTGCTAGCCGGGCTTACTAAAGGCTACAAAAATCACCCGCAGCTTGACCGCTTTTACGCGCACGAAAACGCGTGTGAAGCGATAAATGTGTATCTAGCGGGGGTTTACGCGCAGGCCTGCGCTCGCGGGTATAAATTTGACGCGGCAAAAGTGGGCGAATTTGACGAGCGAAATTTAGCCAAAATAGCCGTCTCTCGCGGGCAGATCGAGTATG encodes the following:
- a CDS encoding pyrimidine dimer DNA glycosylase/endonuclease V, with the protein product MRLWTISFKYLDAKGLVALWREALLAKNVLAGLTKGYKNHPQLDRFYAHENACEAINVYLAGVYAQACARGYKFDAAKVGEFDERNLAKIAVSRGQIEYEFAFLQEKLKSRDVKAYERNLSVKDIEIASIFKEVEGGIEPWEKVKI